A genomic window from Flavobacterium phycosphaerae includes:
- a CDS encoding LTA synthase family protein has product MQFFKKSSPFINLVFLFIFVNVILRIVLLFHPITQSGFGVLEIIKIFSFGFISDLFVFTIASALLWLYLLFLSDSKYNKPWGYLLFGGLVALFLYVTFGNTILNEYGGVLPEIGMYFIGLKTITFGLLLFLPKYRKRIRLWLYTITIFIFVLLIVQNAISEFFFWNEFGVRYNFIAVDYLVYTNTVIGNIMESYPVVPLFIGVGLVAGFLTFVIVKKTKPFLQKLPSFPDKLKNLTAYVLLFLLSLSAIPFLSKQENSTNVFTNELQASGIYKFYMAFISSELDFDTFYKTISNKEAFALLQKQLPGTTSESSLRKIQSDTTEMHKNVVLITIESYSAEYMKAYGNEDNITPFLDSLATQSLQFTNLYAVGNRTVRGLEAVTLCLPPSAAESVVKRKDNKNKFSTGSIFKQKGYNVKYMYGGDAFFDNMGDFFGGNGYDIVDKKTFTPEEITFSNVWGVCDEDMYKKAIKVINAEAKENKPFFNHIMTVSNHRPFTYPEGKIDISGKSKSRKGGVKYTDYALRQFFAMAQKQPWFKNTVFVILADHCASSSGKTELPMDKYRIPAFIYSPETVPAKEVNTLMSQIDVMPTLFGLLHFSYDSKFYGQDIFNSNYKPRAFVATYQDLGYIKDNILTIISPVKKVKQFQLIQQPNPKVGANFQLYFEEKPMTTLRDDLVNEAIANYQTSAYLLKHKKYQK; this is encoded by the coding sequence ATGCAATTCTTTAAGAAATCATCGCCATTCATCAACTTGGTATTCCTTTTTATTTTTGTCAATGTTATTCTTAGAATTGTACTGCTCTTTCATCCTATTACCCAATCGGGTTTCGGAGTTTTAGAAATCATTAAAATATTTAGTTTCGGATTCATTTCGGATTTATTTGTCTTTACGATAGCTAGTGCTTTATTATGGTTGTATCTTTTGTTTTTATCCGATTCTAAATACAACAAACCATGGGGCTATCTACTCTTTGGTGGGTTGGTCGCTTTGTTTTTGTATGTCACTTTCGGCAATACCATTTTAAACGAATACGGTGGTGTATTGCCCGAGATAGGCATGTATTTCATTGGTCTAAAAACAATTACATTTGGTTTACTATTATTTCTTCCAAAATACCGCAAGCGCATCCGACTTTGGTTGTATACCATTACCATTTTCATTTTCGTATTGCTTATAGTACAAAACGCTATTAGTGAGTTTTTCTTTTGGAATGAGTTTGGCGTTCGTTACAATTTCATTGCAGTTGATTATTTGGTATACACCAATACCGTTATTGGCAATATCATGGAGTCGTACCCGGTAGTTCCGTTGTTTATTGGCGTTGGATTAGTAGCGGGCTTCCTGACTTTTGTCATAGTTAAAAAAACTAAACCTTTCCTGCAAAAACTACCTTCGTTTCCTGACAAGCTAAAAAATCTGACGGCTTATGTGTTGCTATTTTTATTGTCTTTGTCAGCAATTCCGTTTTTATCGAAACAGGAAAATTCAACCAATGTCTTTACTAATGAGTTACAGGCCAGCGGAATTTATAAGTTTTACATGGCGTTTATTAGCAGCGAACTCGACTTTGATACCTTTTATAAAACAATATCCAATAAGGAAGCTTTTGCCTTGCTACAAAAACAATTGCCCGGTACCACTTCCGAAAGTAGTTTGCGTAAAATACAAAGCGATACTACTGAAATGCATAAAAATGTGGTACTGATTACCATTGAAAGTTACAGCGCGGAATACATGAAAGCCTATGGTAATGAAGATAATATTACTCCGTTTCTGGATTCATTAGCCACACAGAGTTTACAATTCACTAATTTATATGCTGTTGGTAACCGAACAGTTCGTGGTTTAGAAGCGGTTACTTTATGTTTACCGCCAAGTGCTGCCGAAAGTGTGGTAAAAAGAAAAGACAATAAAAACAAATTTTCTACCGGTAGCATCTTTAAACAAAAAGGTTACAATGTTAAGTACATGTATGGAGGCGATGCCTTTTTTGATAATATGGGTGATTTTTTTGGTGGCAATGGTTATGATATTGTAGATAAAAAAACATTTACACCTGAGGAAATTACGTTTTCCAATGTATGGGGAGTTTGTGATGAAGACATGTACAAGAAAGCCATTAAAGTTATCAATGCGGAAGCCAAAGAAAACAAGCCTTTCTTTAACCATATCATGACGGTTAGCAACCATCGACCATTTACTTATCCGGAGGGGAAGATTGATATTTCGGGGAAATCAAAATCGAGAAAAGGGGGTGTAAAATATACCGATTATGCGCTGCGTCAATTTTTTGCCATGGCCCAAAAACAACCTTGGTTTAAGAACACGGTATTTGTAATTCTGGCAGATCATTGTGCTTCAAGCTCCGGAAAAACCGAATTACCAATGGATAAATACCGTATTCCGGCTTTTATTTATTCGCCTGAAACAGTTCCTGCTAAAGAAGTCAACACTTTGATGTCGCAAATTGATGTGATGCCAACGTTGTTTGGATTGTTGCATTTCAGTTATGACAGCAAATTTTACGGTCAAGATATTTTTAACAGTAATTACAAACCCAGAGCTTTTGTAGCTACTTACCAAGACTTAGGCTATATTAAAGACAATATACTAACCATCATTTCGCCGGTAAAAAAAGTCAAACAATTTCAATTGATACAACAGCCTAACCCAAAAGTAGGTGCTAATTTTCAGTTGTATTTTGAAGAAAAACCCATGACTACGCTGAGAGATGATTTGGTGAACGAAGCTATTGCCAATTATCAGACTTCCGCCTATTTGCTAAAGCATAAAAAATACCAGAAGTAA
- a CDS encoding phospholipase D-like domain-containing protein has product MSFTLAYSQQTVKENDYTIVYNKSKIAFQFNQQNTVVTNAVDVNSKKTITLRKEGTQYILDNLSPAEIIKVDYQVTTQKGITTQSTYLASPSASTGAINVYFNHVVNTSYSQVQPAVNLADSLDDMLINYINACQNTLDIAIYNSYSPSGATGIAGAINAAYNRGVQVRVIYDGSTSSVMIPLLNSGIPVLASPTSSSYGIMHNKFVIFDANSSDPNKPYVWTGSTNWTSVQIDGPDRNSVIAIQDQALALGYKIEFEEMWGSSTMTPDLVLSEFGPYKIDNTPHTYIIGGKTVNSYFSPSDNVNAKIIAAINSANSDINIATMVLTRSDISNSLISKYNGGLTNINIVTDTQNPTGNQFDNLQANLAANHVVKFTNSGIMHHKFMVVDNFNSTSDPLVLVGSHNWSSSAENKNDENTLIVHDLNIANQYYQAFAFLYVDAGGQITLANPEFTTHEFALYPNPTTGLLTIDTKNAYSLENVSIRIHDALGKNVFFNEYSSLVHENISISNQAAGLYFVTIQTNGKTWHYKVIKE; this is encoded by the coding sequence ATGAGCTTCACGTTGGCTTATAGTCAGCAAACTGTTAAAGAAAACGATTATACCATCGTTTATAACAAATCAAAAATTGCATTTCAATTCAACCAACAAAACACTGTTGTTACCAATGCTGTTGATGTAAACTCTAAAAAAACAATTACGCTCCGAAAAGAAGGAACACAATATATCTTAGATAATCTTTCTCCTGCCGAAATCATCAAAGTAGATTATCAAGTAACTACTCAAAAAGGGATTACTACTCAAAGCACTTATTTGGCCAGTCCCTCTGCTTCTACCGGAGCCATTAATGTTTATTTTAATCATGTAGTAAATACCAGCTACAGTCAAGTCCAACCTGCTGTTAATTTAGCGGATTCTTTAGATGACATGTTAATTAATTACATTAATGCCTGTCAAAATACCTTAGACATTGCTATTTACAATTCATATTCACCAAGCGGAGCGACCGGTATTGCAGGCGCTATAAATGCAGCCTATAACCGAGGAGTGCAAGTAAGAGTCATTTATGACGGAAGTACAAGCAGTGTAATGATACCGTTATTAAATTCAGGCATACCCGTTTTAGCCAGTCCAACTAGCTCAAGCTATGGCATTATGCACAATAAGTTTGTAATTTTTGATGCAAACAGCAGTGATCCTAACAAACCTTATGTATGGACAGGTTCTACCAATTGGACAAGCGTTCAGATTGACGGGCCGGACCGAAATAGCGTTATTGCCATTCAAGATCAGGCTTTAGCTTTAGGTTATAAAATAGAATTTGAAGAAATGTGGGGAAGTTCAACCATGACTCCCGACTTAGTGCTTTCGGAATTTGGTCCGTATAAAATTGACAATACCCCTCACACCTACATCATTGGAGGCAAAACCGTAAACAGTTATTTTAGCCCAAGTGATAATGTTAATGCAAAAATAATTGCTGCCATCAATTCGGCCAATAGTGATATTAATATAGCGACAATGGTGTTGACTCGTAGTGACATCAGCAACAGTTTGATTTCTAAATACAATGGCGGATTAACGAATATAAACATCGTAACCGATACTCAAAATCCAACAGGAAATCAATTTGATAATTTACAGGCCAATTTAGCTGCAAACCATGTAGTGAAATTTACCAACAGCGGCATAATGCACCACAAATTCATGGTAGTCGATAATTTTAACAGTACTTCAGATCCTTTGGTTTTAGTGGGCTCACATAATTGGAGCAGTTCTGCCGAAAACAAAAACGATGAGAACACCTTAATTGTTCACGATTTAAATATTGCCAATCAATACTATCAGGCCTTTGCCTTTTTGTATGTAGATGCCGGCGGACAAATAACTTTGGCTAATCCAGAATTTACCACTCATGAGTTTGCCCTTTATCCAAACCCAACAACCGGTTTATTGACGATTGATACCAAAAATGCTTATTCATTAGAGAACGTCTCCATCCGTATTCATGATGCTTTAGGTAAAAATGTATTCTTTAACGAGTATTCCAGTTTAGTTCACGAAAACATTTCTATCAGTAATCAGGCGGCCGGACTTTATTTTGTTACTATCCAAACCAATGGAAAAACTTGGCATTATAAAGTGATTAAAGAATAA
- a CDS encoding ribosomal maturation YjgA family protein, with amino-acid sequence MLHFNRDYFGLTALLFVIEVLIASFVHDKIVRPYIGDVLVVMLIYCFVKSFLNLKIITAAVLVLLFAFSIETLQYFNLVEKLGLEQNKIARIVIGSSFEWVDFIAYSLGILIILVVEKQLAKKEL; translated from the coding sequence TTGCTTCATTTTAACCGCGATTACTTTGGGCTGACAGCACTGCTGTTTGTTATTGAAGTTTTGATAGCTTCATTTGTACACGACAAAATCGTTAGGCCTTATATTGGCGATGTTTTGGTGGTAATGCTAATTTATTGTTTTGTGAAATCGTTTCTGAATTTAAAAATAATAACGGCAGCAGTACTAGTATTGCTTTTTGCCTTTAGTATTGAAACCTTGCAGTATTTCAATTTAGTGGAAAAGCTGGGTTTAGAACAAAATAAAATAGCCCGAATTGTTATTGGCAGTTCTTTTGAATGGGTAGATTTTATTGCCTATAGCTTAGGGATTTTGATAATCCTTGTCGTTGAAAAACAACTAGCTAAAAAGGAATTATAA
- the fabG gene encoding 3-oxoacyl-[acyl-carrier-protein] reductase, with protein sequence MKLLEGKVAIITGASRGIGSGIAKVFAQHGANVAFTYSSSAESALALENELSALGIKAKGYKSNAADFNEAQKLVDDVMAEFGNVDVLINNAGITKDNLLMRMSEEDFDKVIEINLKSVFNMTKAVQKIMLKNRKGSIVNMSSVVGVKGNAGQANYAASKAGMIGFTKSVALELGSRNIRCNAIAPGFIETEMTAKLNEEVVQGWRDSIPLKRGGTPEDVANACLFLASDMSAYVSGQVLNVCGGMLT encoded by the coding sequence ATGAAATTATTAGAAGGAAAAGTAGCCATCATCACCGGCGCAAGTAGAGGAATTGGAAGCGGTATTGCTAAAGTTTTTGCCCAACACGGAGCCAATGTAGCTTTCACTTATAGTTCTTCTGCCGAAAGTGCTTTGGCTTTAGAAAACGAATTGTCAGCTTTGGGAATCAAAGCCAAAGGATATAAATCAAATGCAGCCGATTTCAATGAAGCTCAAAAACTGGTTGACGATGTTATGGCTGAATTCGGAAACGTTGACGTGTTAATCAATAACGCCGGTATTACCAAAGACAACCTTTTAATGCGTATGAGCGAAGAGGATTTTGATAAAGTAATCGAAATCAATTTGAAATCTGTTTTCAATATGACCAAAGCGGTTCAAAAAATCATGCTGAAAAACCGTAAAGGTTCTATCGTAAACATGAGTTCGGTGGTGGGTGTGAAAGGAAATGCCGGACAAGCCAACTATGCCGCTTCCAAAGCCGGTATGATTGGATTTACCAAATCAGTAGCATTAGAATTAGGTTCGAGAAATATTCGTTGTAATGCCATTGCTCCGGGATTCATTGAAACCGAAATGACGGCGAAATTAAACGAAGAGGTGGTACAAGGCTGGAGAGATTCTATTCCGTTGAAACGCGGTGGAACTCCGGAAGATGTCGCCAATGCTTGTTTGTTCTTGGCTTCTGATATGAGTGCTTATGTTTCAGGACAAGTGTTAAATGTTTGTGGCGGAATGCTAACCTAA
- a CDS encoding RNA polymerase sigma factor has product MTQQYNFEKLYREYHVLVFNVALNYLQNLEDAEEITQDVFVKVYHSLENFNQKASHKTWIYRITINHCLDYIKKKNSQKRFFIFGQKSQNEQEYLNATNFEHPGILMENQEDAAILFKIINTLTENQKTAFLLSKLDRLSNPEIAEIMQLSISSVESLIFRAKAALQEKLAEKFTTYRKKK; this is encoded by the coding sequence ATGACGCAGCAATACAACTTTGAAAAACTCTATCGCGAGTACCACGTGCTGGTGTTCAATGTGGCGTTGAATTATCTGCAAAACCTAGAAGATGCAGAAGAAATTACACAAGATGTGTTTGTAAAAGTATACCATTCGTTAGAAAATTTCAATCAAAAAGCCTCTCACAAAACCTGGATTTACCGCATAACAATTAATCACTGTTTGGATTACATCAAGAAAAAGAACAGTCAGAAACGCTTTTTTATTTTTGGGCAAAAAAGTCAAAACGAACAGGAATATCTAAACGCCACCAACTTTGAACATCCGGGAATTTTGATGGAAAACCAAGAAGATGCGGCTATTTTATTCAAAATTATCAATACTCTCACCGAAAACCAGAAAACGGCTTTCCTCCTATCCAAATTGGATAGATTAAGTAATCCTGAAATTGCCGAGATAATGCAGCTCAGTATTTCTTCGGTGGAATCCCTTATTTTCAGAGCAAAAGCCGCCCTTCAGGAAAAATTAGCAGAAAAATTTACAACTTACCGCAAGAAAAAATAA
- a CDS encoding periplasmic heavy metal sensor produces the protein MEKTKLLTIAVIGLLLLNLATLGFLFLNGPKGHRPPMDGMHGRQKPREIIIEKLHFDIAQQKEYDRIIQWHQGEIRKLDQNIRQTKNELYSQLMQPEVNAKTKDSLIAVLNSYQKQIEQTHFKHFEDIKKLCHPNQREDFNDLTEELARIFAPKPHGPRHE, from the coding sequence ATGGAAAAAACAAAATTATTAACTATAGCCGTTATCGGGCTCTTATTACTCAACTTGGCTACTCTGGGTTTTCTGTTTTTAAACGGACCTAAAGGACACCGACCACCAATGGACGGAATGCACGGAAGACAAAAACCAAGAGAAATCATTATCGAAAAATTACATTTCGATATTGCACAGCAAAAGGAATACGACCGGATTATTCAGTGGCATCAAGGTGAAATACGAAAGTTGGATCAAAACATTCGTCAAACTAAAAACGAATTATACTCTCAATTGATGCAGCCGGAAGTCAATGCTAAAACCAAAGACAGTTTAATTGCCGTTTTAAATTCTTATCAAAAACAGATTGAACAAACCCATTTCAAACATTTTGAAGACATCAAAAAGTTATGTCATCCAAACCAAAGGGAAGATTTCAACGATTTGACCGAAGAATTAGCCAGAATCTTTGCGCCAAAACCTCACGGTCCGAGACATGAGTAA
- a CDS encoding MbnP family protein encodes MSKKEILVVLVLLFCFKSTAQSKNDSLSLNFKAKFNTLPIELNQSYTTKNKDTITITTFRCYVSNIEIQYSDHTIFKEKNSYHLLDLENPVSLLIPLTLKSNKQITKLIFNIGIDSLTNTSGALTGDLDPIKGMYWAWQSGYINMKIEGTSPSCHTRKHEFQFHLGGYFQPYYAMRQIKFELDKRADNDITIAIDLNDFFSNIQLSETNSIMIPGKQAMQLADYSTKMFHLE; translated from the coding sequence ATGAGTAAAAAGGAAATCCTTGTGGTACTGGTGCTATTGTTTTGTTTTAAGAGTACAGCTCAAAGCAAAAACGATTCCTTATCTCTCAACTTCAAGGCAAAATTCAATACTCTTCCCATCGAATTAAATCAGAGTTACACCACCAAAAACAAAGACACTATAACGATTACCACTTTTCGTTGTTATGTTTCAAACATTGAAATTCAATATAGCGACCATACCATTTTCAAAGAAAAGAACAGTTATCATTTGCTCGATTTGGAAAATCCCGTGTCATTATTGATTCCGCTTACACTAAAAAGTAATAAACAAATAACCAAACTAATTTTCAATATTGGTATTGACAGTCTGACTAATACTTCCGGAGCTTTAACCGGCGATTTAGATCCTATCAAAGGTATGTATTGGGCTTGGCAAAGTGGTTATATCAATATGAAAATTGAAGGCACAAGTCCGAGTTGTCATACTCGTAAACATGAATTTCAGTTTCATTTGGGCGGATACTTCCAACCCTATTATGCTATGCGTCAGATAAAATTTGAACTTGACAAAAGAGCTGATAACGACATTACTATTGCCATCGATTTAAATGACTTTTTTTCCAATATACAACTGTCGGAAACCAACAGCATCATGATTCCCGGAAAGCAGGCCATGCAACTGGCTGATTATAGCACCAAAATGTTTCATTTAGAATGA
- a CDS encoding cytochrome-c peroxidase: MKANWTYCIALGLILLLCLAFSNKFTTPLYLETPKGWPKPYYDFKKNPLTEEGFQLGRHLFYDPIISRDSTISCQSCHLQQTGFTHVDHQVSHGIQGKIGTRNALALINLAWNKDFMWDGGVNNLEVQPINPITNPLEMDEKLENVVAKLQRSTKYRALFAKAFGDEKITSQRILKALAQFTVMLTSSNAKYDKVMRKEEVFASNEQHGYELFKTNCATCHTEPLFSNTKFEKNGLAVDETLNDLGRIKITHKPEDSLRFKVPTLRNIQFTFPYMHDGRFKTLTEVIKHYNSLGHDKNLPKELAKPMRLSDNDRVDLVAFLLTLTDKEFLFNPRFNFPKE; encoded by the coding sequence ATGAAAGCAAATTGGACATATTGCATCGCTTTGGGACTGATACTTCTCCTATGCTTGGCTTTTTCCAATAAATTCACCACACCTTTATACCTCGAAACTCCTAAAGGTTGGCCAAAACCCTATTATGATTTCAAAAAAAATCCGTTAACCGAAGAAGGATTTCAGTTGGGCAGGCATTTATTTTATGACCCTATTATTTCCCGCGACAGTACCATTTCGTGTCAAAGTTGTCATTTACAACAAACGGGATTTACTCATGTAGACCATCAAGTAAGCCATGGCATTCAGGGAAAAATTGGCACACGTAATGCTTTAGCGCTGATTAACTTGGCCTGGAATAAAGATTTTATGTGGGATGGCGGTGTGAACAATTTAGAAGTTCAGCCGATTAATCCTATTACCAATCCATTAGAAATGGATGAAAAGCTCGAAAACGTGGTGGCCAAATTACAACGGAGTACAAAATACAGAGCCTTATTTGCTAAAGCTTTTGGTGACGAAAAAATTACCAGTCAACGCATTTTAAAAGCCTTGGCACAATTTACGGTAATGCTAACCTCTTCTAATGCTAAGTATGATAAAGTAATGCGCAAAGAAGAAGTATTTGCCTCCAATGAACAACATGGCTATGAATTATTCAAAACTAATTGTGCCACTTGTCATACTGAACCGCTTTTCAGCAATACTAAGTTTGAAAAGAACGGATTAGCTGTTGATGAAACACTAAACGATTTGGGTCGAATAAAAATCACCCACAAGCCTGAGGATTCTTTACGCTTCAAAGTGCCGACCTTGCGAAACATCCAATTTACTTTTCCGTATATGCATGACGGGAGATTCAAAACGCTAACAGAAGTAATCAAACATTACAATTCGTTGGGGCATGATAAAAATTTACCAAAAGAACTGGCTAAACCCATGAGGCTTTCGGATAACGACCGAGTAGATTTAGTCGCTTTTTTACTAACACTAACGGATAAAGAATTCCTTTTCAACCCACGATTTAACTTTCCTAAAGAATAA
- a CDS encoding YHYH protein gives MKIKFLTWLFVSSSLLLQAQTNPAITSWLRNTTGITGRHYVSGNSTPIIDAVAANVQTVQYSTNWVYVTTNGIPAYITGPFLDGNPSLATTQNGAIFKFPLNPTQNTGTPTATNGGNIGLFINGVALFDYRDGVSWKNSTNSLCGGPIQPACTGDGKWNRDAIVAEKGGFDCAKAHPAMGNYHHHQNPSAFNLDLAVISTVCDAYPSDGLYVINETQHSPLIGFAYDGFPIYGAYGYANVDGTGGIVRMKSSYQLRNITTRTVYADGTDVTDGPAVSATYPLGYFREDYEFVSHPSDASYLDIHNGRFCVTPEYPDGIYCYFATVDANHNSAYPYAVGPTFYGNKTAVKVSTISESTTPYTLSNANFDVTKMNAKIYPNPAKDFVAIQTDMMENNIEVALVDALGKVIKTQQILQGSTLSVFDLQTVYNGVYFLKISDNSHSNTFKIIVNK, from the coding sequence ATGAAAATAAAGTTCTTAACTTGGCTGTTCGTTTCAAGTAGCTTGCTGCTTCAGGCACAAACCAACCCGGCAATAACTTCATGGTTGCGTAATACTACCGGAATTACAGGTCGTCATTACGTTTCGGGCAACTCAACTCCGATTATCGATGCTGTGGCTGCCAATGTGCAAACGGTTCAATACTCAACTAATTGGGTTTATGTTACTACCAATGGGATTCCGGCTTACATAACCGGCCCTTTTTTAGACGGAAATCCTTCGTTGGCCACTACGCAAAATGGAGCTATTTTCAAATTTCCTTTAAATCCAACACAAAATACAGGAACACCAACTGCTACCAATGGCGGTAATATTGGTCTCTTTATCAATGGTGTAGCCTTGTTTGATTATCGGGATGGTGTATCCTGGAAAAATTCAACTAATTCATTATGCGGTGGACCCATTCAACCGGCTTGTACCGGTGACGGAAAATGGAATCGTGATGCTATCGTAGCCGAAAAAGGTGGTTTTGATTGTGCCAAAGCGCATCCGGCTATGGGGAATTACCATCACCATCAAAACCCGAGTGCATTTAATTTAGATTTGGCCGTAATTTCAACCGTCTGTGATGCATATCCGTCGGATGGTTTATATGTTATTAATGAAACGCAGCATTCTCCTTTGATTGGATTTGCTTATGACGGCTTCCCAATATATGGTGCTTATGGTTATGCCAATGTTGACGGAACCGGAGGTATCGTCAGAATGAAATCAAGTTACCAATTGCGAAATATAACTACTCGAACTGTTTATGCTGATGGCACTGATGTTACCGATGGGCCTGCTGTAAGTGCTACTTATCCTTTGGGCTATTTCAGAGAAGACTACGAATTTGTATCTCATCCTTCAGATGCCAGTTATTTAGACATTCATAACGGAAGATTTTGCGTTACTCCTGAATATCCTGACGGAATATATTGCTACTTTGCTACGGTAGATGCCAACCACAATTCAGCTTACCCTTATGCTGTGGGACCTACCTTTTATGGCAATAAAACAGCTGTGAAAGTATCTACTATTTCAGAATCTACAACTCCTTATACGCTAAGCAACGCCAACTTTGATGTAACCAAAATGAACGCTAAAATCTATCCGAATCCGGCAAAAGATTTTGTGGCTATTCAAACGGATATGATGGAAAACAATATTGAAGTAGCTTTAGTGGATGCCTTAGGAAAAGTGATTAAAACCCAGCAAATTCTGCAAGGAAGTACCCTAAGCGTTTTTGATTTGCAAACCGTTTACAATGGGGTTTATTTTCTAAAAATCAGCGATAACAGCCATTCCAATACTTTTAAAATAATAGTTAATAAATAA
- a CDS encoding cytochrome-c peroxidase, which translates to MKTKWISLLAVASLWSCSSNSSDDYVDPYANVKATFGTKIDLDNLANYANQTIPTYITKDNGMANPITNKGATLGRVLFYDKNLSANNTISCSSCHQQANAFSDTNVASIGVNGTTGRHAMRLINARFANENKFFWDERAATLEFQTTQPIRNHNEMGYSGANGDEDFNNLVTKLSQLGYYKELFKFVYGTEDITESKIQLALAQFIRSIQSFDSKYDAGRALALNDGQTFSNFTNQENQGKQLFLAPPQFDATGSRTGGGLGCAGCHAAPEFDIAPNSGNNGIIGVLNGTGIDITNTRAPSLRDIVKTDGTLNGPLMHTGVITSLQAVIGHYGTINLAPGNTNLDPKLRPNGFGQHLNLTAPEVNAVMAFLKTLSGTNVYSDPKWSNPFPN; encoded by the coding sequence ATGAAAACCAAATGGATTTCCTTATTGGCTGTGGCCTCATTATGGTCCTGCAGCAGTAATTCCTCCGATGATTATGTTGATCCTTATGCTAATGTTAAGGCTACTTTCGGAACCAAAATTGATTTAGACAATTTGGCTAATTATGCCAATCAAACCATACCAACGTATATTACGAAAGATAACGGAATGGCCAACCCTATTACCAATAAAGGGGCAACTTTGGGCAGGGTTCTTTTTTATGACAAAAATCTATCCGCCAACAATACTATTTCCTGCTCTAGTTGTCATCAACAAGCCAATGCCTTTAGTGATACCAATGTAGCCAGTATTGGTGTAAACGGAACTACCGGGCGTCATGCCATGCGCTTGATTAATGCCCGTTTTGCTAATGAAAACAAATTCTTTTGGGATGAACGTGCGGCCACACTTGAATTTCAAACCACACAGCCCATCCGAAATCATAACGAAATGGGATACAGTGGCGCGAATGGTGATGAAGATTTTAACAATTTAGTTACTAAATTAAGTCAGTTAGGCTATTACAAAGAACTTTTCAAATTTGTATACGGTACAGAAGATATTACCGAAAGTAAAATACAGTTAGCTTTAGCTCAATTTATTCGCAGTATACAATCGTTTGACAGTAAATACGATGCCGGAAGAGCTTTAGCGTTAAATGATGGTCAGACTTTTTCCAACTTTACCAATCAGGAAAATCAAGGAAAACAATTGTTCCTAGCGCCTCCTCAGTTTGATGCTACTGGAAGCCGTACCGGAGGTGGTTTAGGTTGTGCGGGTTGTCATGCGGCCCCGGAGTTTGATATTGCACCCAATTCGGGCAACAATGGAATCATAGGGGTTTTAAACGGTACCGGAATTGATATTACCAACACCCGTGCTCCTTCTCTACGAGACATTGTTAAGACCGATGGAACCTTAAACGGTCCCTTGATGCATACCGGAGTAATCACTAGCTTACAGGCAGTTATCGGACATTATGGAACTATTAATTTAGCTCCGGGCAATACCAATCTTGACCCTAAGTTAAGACCCAACGGTTTTGGACAACACTTAAACCTAACCGCTCCCGAGGTAAATGCGGTCATGGCATTTCTCAAAACACTATCGGGCACCAATGTATACAGCGATCCGAAATGGTCAAACCCGTTTCCAAATTAA